One genomic window of Mesotoga infera includes the following:
- a CDS encoding lysophospholipase — protein MDTVACIGDSITYGRVGASYFEMLKSEFGGKFRFLNSGVNGNLSYDVLKRIENVTSMKPDIAILLVGTNDVWATYSEKTMKAYIRKNRLPERPSRESYARNLAEILQRLKTSSIAHIGVMSLPLITEDSEHVLFKRSVEYSELIKKITSQMDLCYMDLNERQRDYLKEADKRPSSGREISWEFTLKMIFKHILFRKSWDALSQENRFLLTVDHVHQNTAGATLIKDCASEFLRKLSLPDS, from the coding sequence ATGGATACCGTTGCCTGTATTGGAGATAGTATTACCTATGGTCGAGTGGGTGCAAGCTACTTCGAGATGCTGAAAAGCGAATTTGGGGGAAAGTTTAGGTTTTTAAATAGTGGAGTGAATGGAAACCTCTCTTATGATGTTCTCAAGAGAATCGAGAATGTGACCAGCATGAAGCCAGATATTGCTATTCTCCTGGTAGGAACAAATGACGTGTGGGCGACCTACTCAGAAAAGACCATGAAAGCCTATATCAGAAAAAACAGACTACCCGAGAGACCTTCAAGAGAGAGCTACGCCAGAAACCTCGCTGAGATCCTCCAAAGGCTCAAGACCTCTTCCATTGCTCATATAGGCGTAATGTCGTTACCTTTGATCACAGAAGATTCCGAACATGTCCTCTTCAAGAGAAGCGTTGAGTATTCTGAACTGATCAAGAAGATAACCTCACAGATGGACTTGTGCTATATGGATCTCAACGAACGTCAGCGCGATTACCTGAAAGAGGCAGACAAAAGACCATCGTCAGGGCGGGAAATCTCCTGGGAATTCACATTGAAAATGATATTCAAACACATCTTGTTTAGAAAGAGCTGGGACGCTCTCTCGCAGGAAAATAGATTTCTATTGACGGTAGATCATGTTCATCAAAATACCGCGGGAGCAACCCTGATCAAAGATTGCGCCTCGGAGTTCTTGAGGAAGCTTTCGCTTCCAGATAGCTGA
- a CDS encoding PadR family transcriptional regulator, protein MARSNKTKYPILGILSQEDLSGYEIKKRIEERLSFYWNESFGQIYPTLKELRREGLLGSERVAQEGKPDKTVYKITEKGMAILREWLEEPVETERLRSELLLKLSFGNHTSTETIKRHVDDFRESLKKKLKLMEIFERNLREVLEDHPDHPYQLVTVLFGKKTYQAWIDWCEEALALLGNS, encoded by the coding sequence ATGGCCCGTTCTAACAAGACCAAATATCCCATTCTTGGCATTCTCAGTCAGGAAGACCTCTCGGGATATGAAATCAAGAAGCGGATAGAAGAAAGGCTTAGTTTCTACTGGAACGAGAGTTTCGGCCAGATCTATCCCACACTGAAAGAACTGCGGAGAGAAGGGTTGCTTGGGAGCGAACGAGTTGCTCAAGAGGGAAAGCCGGACAAGACTGTATACAAGATCACCGAAAAGGGGATGGCAATCCTTCGAGAGTGGCTTGAAGAACCGGTCGAGACCGAGAGACTGAGATCTGAATTGTTGCTCAAGCTATCATTCGGGAATCATACATCAACGGAGACTATCAAGAGACACGTCGATGATTTTAGAGAGAGTCTGAAAAAAAAGCTGAAACTCATGGAAATATTTGAACGAAATCTGAGAGAGGTCTTGGAAGATCATCCCGACCACCCTTATCAGCTGGTAACCGTGTTGTTTGGAAAGAAGACGTATCAGGCATGGATAGACTGGTGCGAAGAAGCGCTCGCACTACTCGGCAATTCATGA